The segment GGAAAATTGGTTGCCTATCGCATCGACTAAGGAGAATCCGAGGAGAGATGAACCACCAGGAAATCCTCCTTAAACTTCTGGAAGTTACCGAGAACTCCAAGGATAGCTTCCAGTTCCTGAAACTTTTCCGCTCCTTGGAGCCGGAGAAGTTTGCCGTAATTCATGCCGATTCCGAAGCATTGACGGAATCGGCGGAAGCGCTTTTATACAATTTAAAGCTTCTTCAAAAGTTGGAACTCTTCCCTGTCGTTGTTTTGGAAAAGGACGGAGTTTCATATGCGAATCTCTTTTATCGTGCCCCTAACCTTCCAAAAACAACGTTAGACGAATTTAAAGACGGAACTTTCGAAACTAGTTTGCCCGGCTCTCATAATCTTCCGGCTAAATGGTTTCGTAATCCGAGCAATGCTCTCGAATCCGTTCACTCTTCTCTAAAGGAAAGAAAAATTCCGGTTTTCGTAACGGATCTCGGCGGTTCGGACGTATTTCCATACCTATCAAATCTCTGCAAAGAGCTAAAAACAAAAAAGCTGATTCTATTAAAAACCCATGGCGGGCTGTATGCGCCGGACGGGAAAAAAATCTCCATCTTGGATTTTGATTCGAGGGACGAGATCGCGGAAGAACATCGACATCTTTTGTCGGAAGCCAATCAGGTTTTTTCGGCAGTAAGCGACGCCAACTTTCATATTGCTGTCACGTCGGCGCCGAGTCTTTTGAAAGAACTTTTCACCATTAAAGGAAGTGGAACTTTAATCCGGAAAAAAAATCGGATCGAATTCCACGAAACACTCTCCACTCTGGATCCGGAAAGGCTGAACGGTCTCGTGGAGGAAGCCTTTGGCAAAAGGTTAAAGGAAGGCTTTTGGAATAAGAATTTTGCGGGAATTCTTTTGGAATCCGCATACAAAGGTTGTGCAATCCTACAGAATACTCCCTGGGGAACATTCCTATCCAAATTCGCGGTAAACGAAATCGCAAGAGGCGAAGGAGTCGGTAGGGATATCTGGGACGCGATGCTTTCCAAGTATCCCAAAATTTTCTGGAGAGCTAGATTGGAAAATACGATCTCAAAGTGGTATACAAAGGAATGCAGCGGGATGCAAAAAGAAGGAGTTTGGATTTATTTTTGGATCGGCCTGGAAGATAAAGCCATTCCTGAAGTCTGTTCCTTCTTACGCAATCTGCCGGTCGACCTGGAACCAAAGGAGAAATCGGAGTCATTTCCTTAATTAAAATTGCATGAACGAAAAAATTTTCCTTTATGACGGCGAATGCGAGTTTTGTGCCGATTTAGCCGGGTCCCTGAAAGACAAATGTTTGGATAGTAGCGTTCATTTTCAATCGTTCCGAACATTAAAGAAAGATGAATTACAAAAAATTCATCCGTCATTGACAATCGATGTGGCGGCCGGAAATGTGCAGTTCGTAGAAGGAAACACTCGGTATCCCGGATTTTTTGCGGTTCGAAGACTTTCCCATTCCTTGTCTGGGTGGCGCTGGGCTGCACCGCTTCTATACTTCCCCTTTGTGCCGATCCTCGGAATTCTATTCATGAATCTGCTAAAGGCATTTAGAAAAAAAGGAAATAATTCCTAATTTGCATATCTTTCCGGCCGGCAAAGTAAGATTGAAACGATTATTTTTTCGAGATCGGCTCTGCGATTCGCTGTAGGCCGTCGTAAAAGACCAGGCGTGCATTCAAAGCAAGAATTGCCCCTTCTCTGACTCTCTCACGCTTCGGCTCGTCGTCAGCGACTTCTTGGATTAAACGAAACAATTTTTCAGAATGTGATTCGTCGGCATCCAGATTCACTTGAAAGAATTTTCCATCGGGAAGTAAAATCCGCGATTTTAATTCCTTATAAGAAAGAAACATCCTTCCGTATTCCAATTTGAGCAAGTATTCGTTTGCCGGCCCTAAGGCCCCCAAAGCTGCAAGAAAATCAGTCGTCGTAATTCTTTGCATCAAACCCAAATACTGCGCGGTTTCCGGCAGTAAATCCTCGGCGGTGACAGATTCCTCCATTTCAGCCAGAAATCTTTTAAGGAGGGAAACATGCGCCTCATCTTCCTTGCCTTCCCCCAATTCTTCCCAGATATTCTCCACTAACACGATTTTAGAAGACACAGAATCGGATATAGCAGCCGCATTCAAAAACCAATTAACGAATGCGACCGAAACGAAGTATTCCTGCTTTAACCAAAGGAGTAAGTCGGATCTTTCCATTCGCTTTTCTCTCTGTTCCAGCCAGGGATTGGAAGTCAAAACCTTATGATCCGCTACCAAAGAGATCAATTCATCCCGAAACGTTCCCATCATCGACGATCAAATACTCCTTTAAAGGATTTCATTTTTGCATACGCGAATCTTTCCCCTTGAAATTCGCTTCTTGCCATTCTTAATAGATCGCTTAATAAAGATGAATAATTTCCAAATTCATGCGCATAGCAAATAGGAAAACTGCTATAAAAAGGCGACAAACCAGGAGTCGTATTCCATTCCAAAAATTGAGGACACCCATCATCGGTGGATTTCCAATCCAAACGCACGGCGCCGATCGTTTGGATTTTCTTGCAGAGTAAAAGAGAAAAAGATCGAACCAAAGCCGATCGTTCGACATCCAGATCAAAGATCAATCTTTCGGGCATCGAAGATTTCGTTTTGGTCCGTTGACCGTATACCGTTTCATCCGAATTTTCCAAGCAGATACGAGCGACCTGACTAACTCGATATCCTTCCGTCGGAGATCCGATCACCGCGACGGTCCATTCTTCTCCGGGTAGATAGGATTCCCAAATCCAAGAAGGATGTGAGCTTCCTTTCTCGCTAAAAAACGAATTTAAAGACGCTCGACTCGAAACGATATTCGATCGGGTGATTCCTAAGCTTGAGCCTTCGTACCTTGGCTTTATGAAAACCGGAAATTCCGAATCGTTCGGGAAGTCGCAGGAGGCATCATCGCCCCCCGTGAAATTAGCGCCATCTATACATCCCCAATTCGCGGTTGGAATTCCTAGAGAACGAGAGAATAATTTGGATGCATGTTTGTCTAAACTTAACGTATGAGCATAAGCGTCGGAACCGGTATGTGGAAAACCGAAGTATTCGGCAAGCGCCGGAAGCCAAGCCTCGCGGTTTCGGGATAAAAATCCTTCCACTAAATGAAAAAGAACCGGTCTTTCGGAGAAAGGCAGAGTCGAAAAAAAAGATAAGCGTTCCAGTAAATCCGACGGAGATCTGACTAACTCCACGAGTTCACCCGATTCTTGTAGACAGGATTTTATATAGTCGACCGATTCTAGACTCTCCCACTCTTGCTTTAAATTTTGCGGGACATCGGCTTCGTCAACGTCGGGAACGAGCAAAACGGAAGAATTTTCATTTTTCATATGATGACTTTCCCCGCCCGCCGAGAGGAACGCCCTTATCCGTTGAATATGCAGAATTTCGAATGGAGTCCCAAACTTTCTGATCCAATTCCGGGTAGTACGATTCGTAATCGCTATCATACGGTTCCGGGCTCAAATGATAGGTTCCATGAATCGCGGAACGAAACACATGAGTTTTCGATTCCTTATGGAAACCCAAATACCAATTCGGACCCAAAGTAATTTTCCCGCCGCCTCCGGGTAAATCGTTCACGAACTGGGGAATTCCCATGCCGCCGATTTTTCCCCTCATATATTCCAATATCTGAATTCCCTTATAGAGGGGAGTTCTAAATCCTCTGGATCCTGGAATCAATTCCGGATCGTACATGTAATAGGCCCGAATTCGCAATTCTAAGAGTTTTTTGTGCAGCCTCAACATCGACTCACCATCGTCGTTAATTCCCTTTAAGATCACGCACTGGTTTCCGATATTGACTCCTGCCTTTAATAACCGAAGCACCGCTTCTTTAGCTTCGGAAGTGCATTCCTTTTCATGATTGAACTGAGTATTACAAAAAATAGATAAATTGTCCGTATTATGAGATTCAATCATTTTACAAAGTTCTGAAGTAATTCGCATCGGTAGCGTGACAGGGTTCCTGGTTCCGATGCGACATACCTTTACATGAGAGATTTTTTCCAAATTTTCAAGGATCGTATCGATCTTTGCGTCGGACAGATTCAACGGATCACCGCCTGAAATAACGACGTCCGAGATTTCAGGATTTGCTTTTATATAGGCAAAGCAAGCTTCGAGATCGATAATTTCCATCCGTTCAAAACTATCGGAGACTTTACGTCCTCGCATACAATGTCTGCAATAAACTGAACATTCATGGTTGGAAAATAATAAAACCCGGTCCGGATACATATGGGTAAGACCTTTTACCGGAGAAAGACTCTCCTCATGAAGTGGGTCCAAAGCTTCTTCCGGCGCAAAAAAAGCCTCCTCTCTCTGAGGGACGATCATTTTACGTATCGGGCATTGAGGATCGAAAGGATCGGATAGAGAGAGATAGTAAGGACTCGCGCCCACGTTCAAACGAATCGTTTCTTGAATACCATGTCGTTCGGACTCGGTTAATTCAAAATAAAGATTCAAATCCCCGGCTTGAATTCGGTTGCGTAACTGAGCTTTATAATCGGACCACTCGAAAGAAGAGAACAATCTCTTACGAGCTTTCGACGGCAAGGCCGCGT is part of the Leptospira broomii serovar Hurstbridge str. 5399 genome and harbors:
- a CDS encoding DCC1-like thiol-disulfide oxidoreductase family protein: MNEKIFLYDGECEFCADLAGSLKDKCLDSSVHFQSFRTLKKDELQKIHPSLTIDVAAGNVQFVEGNTRYPGFFAVRRLSHSLSGWRWAAPLLYFPFVPILGILFMNLLKAFRKKGNNS
- a CDS encoding iron-containing redox enzyme family protein produces the protein MGTFRDELISLVADHKVLTSNPWLEQREKRMERSDLLLWLKQEYFVSVAFVNWFLNAAAISDSVSSKIVLVENIWEELGEGKEDEAHVSLLKRFLAEMEESVTAEDLLPETAQYLGLMQRITTTDFLAALGALGPANEYLLKLEYGRMFLSYKELKSRILLPDGKFFQVNLDADESHSEKLFRLIQEVADDEPKRERVREGAILALNARLVFYDGLQRIAEPISKK
- a CDS encoding D-alanine--D-alanine ligase family protein, whose product is MKNENSSVLLVPDVDEADVPQNLKQEWESLESVDYIKSCLQESGELVELVRSPSDLLERLSFFSTLPFSERPVLFHLVEGFLSRNREAWLPALAEYFGFPHTGSDAYAHTLSLDKHASKLFSRSLGIPTANWGCIDGANFTGGDDASCDFPNDSEFPVFIKPRYEGSSLGITRSNIVSSRASLNSFFSEKGSSHPSWIWESYLPGEEWTVAVIGSPTEGYRVSQVARICLENSDETVYGQRTKTKSSMPERLIFDLDVERSALVRSFSLLLCKKIQTIGAVRLDWKSTDDGCPQFLEWNTTPGLSPFYSSFPICYAHEFGNYSSLLSDLLRMARSEFQGERFAYAKMKSFKGVFDRR
- a CDS encoding KamA family radical SAM protein, whose amino-acid sequence is MRKFIENPVEEDAALPSKARKRLFSSFEWSDYKAQLRNRIQAGDLNLYFELTESERHGIQETIRLNVGASPYYLSLSDPFDPQCPIRKMIVPQREEAFFAPEEALDPLHEESLSPVKGLTHMYPDRVLLFSNHECSVYCRHCMRGRKVSDSFERMEIIDLEACFAYIKANPEISDVVISGGDPLNLSDAKIDTILENLEKISHVKVCRIGTRNPVTLPMRITSELCKMIESHNTDNLSIFCNTQFNHEKECTSEAKEAVLRLLKAGVNIGNQCVILKGINDDGESMLRLHKKLLELRIRAYYMYDPELIPGSRGFRTPLYKGIQILEYMRGKIGGMGIPQFVNDLPGGGGKITLGPNWYLGFHKESKTHVFRSAIHGTYHLSPEPYDSDYESYYPELDQKVWDSIRNSAYSTDKGVPLGGRGKSSYEK